In one window of Desulforhabdus amnigena DNA:
- the minC gene encoding septum site-determining protein MinC translates to MKSDPIPETKETDRQSNEPIPVQIKADRNGFMLVPSAKASFESIMTYMEHRLEESHDFFQYSDMVLDVREKPLRTDEILALQHLLEEKSRVKLSSVRLSDSLELLVDRPPSRPPVSVKKESSNRQEPSPVIVRSTCRSGARIVSPSDCLVLGDVNPGAEIVAVGDIVVFGNLRGLAHAGAAGDRSARIWALSIEPNQLRIADLVAVPPRGNKPVPKRYEIAEIQGESIGVITV, encoded by the coding sequence ATGAAATCCGACCCAATTCCTGAAACCAAAGAAACGGACAGGCAATCGAACGAACCCATCCCGGTACAGATCAAGGCCGATCGCAATGGTTTCATGTTGGTGCCCTCTGCAAAGGCCTCCTTTGAATCCATCATGACCTATATGGAGCACCGCCTGGAAGAATCGCACGATTTTTTCCAATACTCCGACATGGTCTTGGATGTACGTGAAAAACCTCTTCGCACAGATGAAATCCTGGCGTTGCAGCATTTACTGGAAGAAAAGTCCAGGGTAAAGCTTTCATCTGTAAGGCTGAGTGATTCCCTTGAACTCTTGGTCGATCGCCCCCCATCGCGACCGCCGGTTTCTGTGAAAAAAGAGAGCTCAAACAGGCAGGAGCCCTCGCCTGTAATCGTCCGCAGCACCTGCAGATCGGGGGCCCGTATCGTATCGCCCTCCGATTGCCTCGTTCTCGGGGATGTGAACCCTGGAGCGGAAATCGTTGCCGTGGGGGATATCGTGGTATTCGGCAACTTGAGAGGGCTTGCCCATGCAGGAGCCGCCGGAGACCGTTCGGCGCGCATTTGGGCCCTCAGCATCGAACCGAACCAACTGCGCATCGCGGACCTGGTGGCTGTTCCTCCCCGGGGCAACAAGCCCGTTCCCAAGCGGTACGAAATCGCCGAGATTCAGGGAGAATCCATCGGAGTCATTACTGTCTGA
- a CDS encoding 5' nucleotidase, NT5C type, translating into MMMHVKKEISPADLAFDIDGVVADTMAMFVTLARERYGLVHLTKDHIACYDLHRCLNLDSGIVNDLICLTLDDEHTLQTPPVPGAPKVLNELARHGPLRFVTARIWPESITQWLHATLPDVPFDRIEVIATGAPESKLQILKNMDIKFFVEDRLETCKLLAQGGVQPLLFDQPWNRTPQAESFPRVQSWSQLSEWVLP; encoded by the coding sequence ATGATGATGCATGTAAAAAAGGAGATTTCCCCTGCGGACCTGGCGTTTGACATCGACGGCGTCGTCGCGGACACCATGGCCATGTTCGTAACCCTGGCGAGGGAGCGTTACGGGCTGGTTCATCTCACCAAGGATCACATCGCATGTTATGATCTGCATCGATGTCTGAATCTGGATTCCGGGATAGTGAACGATTTGATCTGCCTTACCCTGGACGACGAACACACGCTGCAGACTCCCCCCGTGCCCGGAGCGCCGAAAGTTTTGAACGAACTGGCCCGGCACGGACCTTTGCGGTTTGTCACGGCGCGTATCTGGCCCGAATCCATCACACAGTGGCTGCATGCCACCCTGCCGGATGTGCCCTTCGACCGGATAGAGGTGATCGCTACGGGAGCGCCGGAAAGCAAATTGCAAATCTTGAAGAACATGGATATCAAATTCTTTGTGGAAGACCGCCTCGAAACCTGCAAGCTTCTGGCTCAGGGGGGCGTTCAGCCTCTTCTTTTCGATCAACCATGGAACCGCACGCCACAGGCGGAGTCGTTTCCTCGGGTGCAAAGCTGGTCCCAATTGTCCGAATGGGTCTTGCCTTAG
- a CDS encoding adenylosuccinate synthase, translated as MANVVVIGTQWGDEGKGKIVDLLTERADCVVRFQGGNNAGHTLVVNGKKFVFHLIPSGILHSGKMCLIGNGVVLDPAILLQEIDRLNACGVPITSSNLMISRHAHVIMPYHRALDLARENRKGTVKIGTTGRGIGPCYEDKVCRTGIRIHDLFDAKALREKLERSLEEKNFMLQNFFAEKPLDPAAIQEEYLVYGEKLAPFAGDVSSYLHHVCGKARNILFEGAQGTHLDIDHGTYPYVTSSNTVAGNACCGTGIGPTKIDKVLGIVKAYTTRVGGGPFPTELLDETGERIRSVGGEFGATTGRPRRCGWLDMVVLKTSARLNGLAGLVITKLDVLTGIPKLKIAVAYQCGQERLHEVPPELNALEACEPICEEFPGWEEDLRQIRKFEDLPKNTQRYLRAVEEMSGIPLSIVSVGPGRDETILLRHPYDE; from the coding sequence ATGGCCAACGTGGTTGTTATCGGGACCCAGTGGGGAGATGAAGGAAAGGGCAAGATCGTCGATCTACTCACAGAAAGGGCCGACTGTGTCGTTCGTTTTCAGGGTGGCAACAATGCCGGACATACGCTTGTCGTCAATGGAAAAAAGTTTGTTTTTCATCTCATTCCTTCAGGGATTCTTCACTCCGGCAAGATGTGCCTGATTGGAAATGGAGTGGTCCTTGACCCCGCCATACTCCTTCAGGAAATAGACCGTTTGAATGCCTGTGGAGTTCCTATAACATCCAGCAATCTCATGATCAGCCGCCATGCCCATGTGATCATGCCCTATCACCGTGCTCTCGATCTGGCCAGAGAAAACAGAAAGGGAACAGTCAAAATCGGGACCACCGGACGTGGAATCGGCCCCTGCTACGAGGACAAAGTCTGCCGTACGGGAATCCGCATCCATGATCTCTTCGATGCAAAGGCATTGAGGGAAAAACTCGAGCGGAGCCTGGAAGAGAAGAATTTCATGCTTCAGAACTTTTTTGCAGAAAAACCTCTCGACCCGGCGGCTATCCAGGAGGAATACCTGGTTTACGGTGAAAAGCTGGCTCCTTTTGCCGGAGATGTTTCCAGCTATCTTCACCATGTCTGCGGAAAGGCTCGGAATATCCTGTTTGAAGGGGCTCAGGGGACACACCTGGATATCGATCACGGCACCTATCCTTATGTTACATCATCAAATACAGTGGCGGGCAATGCCTGCTGTGGAACCGGGATCGGTCCGACCAAAATCGACAAGGTTCTCGGAATCGTCAAAGCCTACACTACCCGTGTGGGTGGGGGACCTTTCCCGACCGAACTCCTGGATGAAACGGGGGAACGCATTCGATCCGTGGGCGGTGAGTTCGGCGCCACGACAGGACGACCGCGGCGCTGTGGCTGGCTGGATATGGTCGTGCTCAAAACTTCCGCAAGATTGAACGGATTGGCGGGACTGGTGATCACCAAACTGGATGTTTTGACGGGAATACCCAAGCTCAAGATCGCGGTGGCTTACCAATGCGGGCAAGAACGGTTGCACGAAGTTCCTCCTGAATTGAACGCCCTGGAAGCCTGTGAACCCATTTGCGAGGAATTTCCCGGCTGGGAAGAGGACTTGCGGCAAATCAGAAAATTCGAGGATCTTCCCAAGAATACGCAACGATATTTGCGCGCCGTCGAGGAGATGTCGGGAATTCCCTTGTCCATAGTCTCTGTCGGGCCCGGACGGGATGAAACCATTCTCCTGCGTCACCCGTACGATGAATAA
- a CDS encoding GNAT family N-acetyltransferase has protein sequence MIFDGRWKSYYQERLGGAEEVLQSNIQDGNRIFIGCGCGEPQHLVRSLLKIIPRYRDLELVQNLSVGTLPEDWSELHKHCRLKTFFVGPRTRKAVNLGLVDYIPIYFSSIPGLFRDEGSWGLDVCLIQISPPDKHGFCSLGIAVDVAKAAIEMGKIIIAQVNPRMPRTFGDTFVHVTQMHRFVEYEEPLLEVTYRERSAVAERIAKYVSHLVEDGSTIQVGIGRIAGSVLRYLDNKKDLGIHSEILTDAHLYLVRKGVITGRKKNVHHGKIITSSCVGGRELYDFVHNNPEVEVYPIEYVNDRRLISQNDQMVAINSALEIDLSGQICADSIGHRVFSGIGGYVDFMHGASRSYKGKTIIVLPSTSSDGRRSRIVSHLTDGAGVVSSRSTVRYVVTEFGIAYLHGKTIRERALALINIAHPKFRERLLSEAKDLRYVYQDQILPPIYEPLYPGQWETHQIFPGDVRIFFRPIKPTDERLVQEFFYSLPDQDIYYRFLSAMKVFPHRNTQSMVNIDYEHEMAIVGVTGEIGNETVIALGRYILDQKTNMAEVDFAVRADWQRKGIGTFLLHYLCEIAKSKGISGLTAYVLASNRKMLAVFHKVGYVVHTHLEDGIYEIAFRFDEPSQVCITDCQ, from the coding sequence ATGATTTTTGACGGGCGATGGAAATCTTATTACCAAGAGCGGCTCGGTGGCGCGGAAGAGGTGCTTCAATCCAACATTCAGGATGGAAACCGGATCTTCATAGGGTGCGGATGCGGGGAGCCGCAGCACCTGGTGCGTTCATTGCTCAAAATCATACCTCGATACCGGGACCTGGAGCTCGTACAGAACCTTTCTGTGGGAACCCTTCCCGAAGACTGGAGCGAGCTCCACAAACATTGCCGGCTCAAGACATTTTTCGTGGGTCCACGTACGCGGAAAGCCGTCAACCTCGGCCTTGTCGATTATATTCCCATTTATTTCTCGTCCATTCCGGGCCTCTTTCGCGATGAAGGCTCCTGGGGACTGGACGTTTGTCTCATTCAGATATCCCCTCCCGACAAACACGGGTTCTGTTCCCTGGGTATCGCCGTGGATGTCGCCAAGGCGGCCATCGAGATGGGAAAGATCATTATCGCTCAGGTCAATCCTCGCATGCCGCGTACCTTTGGCGACACCTTTGTCCATGTCACCCAAATGCATCGTTTCGTGGAGTACGAAGAGCCTCTCTTGGAGGTCACATACCGGGAACGCAGCGCGGTGGCCGAACGGATTGCAAAATACGTTTCCCACCTGGTGGAGGATGGTTCCACCATCCAGGTGGGCATCGGGCGGATTGCCGGCTCCGTTTTGAGATACCTCGACAACAAAAAAGATTTGGGCATCCATTCCGAAATCCTTACGGACGCACACCTCTACCTGGTGCGAAAGGGGGTCATCACGGGGCGTAAAAAGAATGTGCATCACGGAAAGATCATCACCAGTTCCTGTGTGGGGGGCAGGGAACTCTACGACTTCGTGCACAATAACCCGGAAGTGGAGGTGTATCCCATCGAATATGTGAACGACAGGCGCCTCATCAGCCAAAACGACCAGATGGTGGCCATCAATTCCGCCCTGGAAATCGATCTCAGCGGCCAGATTTGCGCCGATTCCATCGGGCACAGGGTTTTCAGCGGCATCGGCGGATATGTGGATTTCATGCACGGTGCGTCGCGCTCTTACAAGGGAAAAACCATTATTGTTCTGCCCTCTACCAGTTCCGATGGACGAAGAAGCCGCATCGTCAGCCACCTCACTGATGGAGCGGGAGTTGTGAGCTCAAGAAGCACCGTCCGTTATGTCGTGACCGAATTCGGCATTGCTTATTTGCACGGGAAGACCATACGGGAACGGGCCCTGGCCCTCATCAACATTGCACATCCCAAATTTCGGGAACGCCTGCTCTCCGAGGCCAAAGACCTCCGCTATGTCTATCAGGATCAGATCCTTCCGCCCATCTACGAACCCCTCTACCCCGGCCAGTGGGAAACGCACCAGATCTTTCCGGGTGATGTTCGTATTTTCTTCCGGCCCATCAAGCCTACCGACGAGCGGCTCGTTCAGGAATTCTTCTATTCCCTGCCCGATCAGGATATTTACTACCGTTTTCTCTCGGCCATGAAGGTCTTTCCCCATCGAAACACGCAGAGCATGGTCAATATCGACTATGAGCACGAGATGGCCATCGTTGGAGTCACCGGGGAGATCGGCAATGAAACCGTCATCGCACTGGGAAGATATATTTTGGACCAGAAGACGAATATGGCGGAGGTGGATTTTGCCGTTCGAGCCGATTGGCAAAGAAAGGGCATCGGCACCTTCCTGCTGCACTATCTCTGCGAAATTGCAAAGAGCAAAGGCATCAGCGGCCTGACGGCCTACGTGCTCGCTTCCAACAGAAAGATGCTCGCCGTCTTCCATAAAGTGGGTTATGTTGTACACACTCATCTTGAAGACGGCATTTATGAAATTGCATTCCGGTTCGATGAACCCTCTCAAGTTTGTATTACGGATTGCCAATGA
- a CDS encoding Hsp20/alpha crystallin family protein has translation MAETNKDPVLNELQEMKHRMDVLYSQSLGGHEKPDMEMERNMDSGQPVEMWEPLADIWETSTAWVVELDLPGVSEEDLYVEVNDAQLSIHGKRATIPRTTALKVSMAERKEGRFSKSFRLPPHIQPEAIQAKLKGGVLTLSIPKFEKEKTPARKIAVRAD, from the coding sequence GTGGCTGAAACGAATAAGGATCCCGTATTGAACGAGCTCCAGGAAATGAAGCATCGCATGGATGTCCTCTATTCCCAAAGCCTCGGTGGACATGAAAAACCCGACATGGAAATGGAAAGGAATATGGATTCCGGGCAGCCCGTCGAAATGTGGGAACCTTTGGCAGACATATGGGAAACCTCAACAGCCTGGGTTGTTGAACTGGACCTTCCGGGCGTTTCGGAAGAGGATCTGTATGTTGAAGTAAACGATGCTCAGTTGAGCATTCATGGGAAGCGGGCAACGATTCCTCGGACCACTGCCCTCAAGGTATCGATGGCTGAACGGAAAGAGGGACGCTTTTCGAAAAGCTTCCGGTTGCCTCCTCATATCCAGCCCGAGGCCATTCAAGCCAAATTGAAAGGAGGGGTATTGACTCTATCGATTCCGAAATTCGAAAAAGAAAAAACGCCCGCTCGTAAGATTGCGGTCAGGGCGGATTAG
- the htpX gene encoding zinc metalloprotease HtpX, protein MDSRLRTTFLLAALTVLIVWMGGQFGGSQGMTIAFIFAAVMNLGSYWFSDKIVLSMYHAQPLDESQAPELFRMVRELAMEAQIPMPRIFMIPEDTPNAFATGRNPENAVVAVTEGLWRLLTPDEMKGVLAHELGHVKNRDILVSSIAATLAGVVMFLANMARWGAIFGGLRGSDEDEGGGIIGVLLTAVLAPIAAMLIQMAISRSREYLADETGARLSHSPQSLARALEKLSIASERIPMVDAKPATAHLFIVNPLTGRSLANLFSTHPPIEERIRRLRSM, encoded by the coding sequence ATGGATAGCAGGTTGCGTACGACCTTTTTACTGGCTGCGCTGACCGTTTTGATCGTCTGGATGGGGGGGCAGTTCGGCGGGTCCCAGGGCATGACGATTGCCTTCATCTTTGCTGCCGTAATGAATCTGGGAAGCTACTGGTTTTCGGATAAAATCGTGCTGAGTATGTATCATGCTCAACCCCTGGACGAGAGTCAGGCCCCCGAGCTTTTCCGTATGGTCCGGGAACTGGCCATGGAAGCTCAGATCCCCATGCCCAGGATTTTCATGATTCCGGAAGATACTCCCAATGCATTCGCAACGGGACGGAATCCCGAAAATGCCGTAGTGGCTGTCACCGAAGGGCTCTGGCGGCTGTTGACTCCGGACGAAATGAAGGGGGTTCTTGCGCATGAACTGGGTCACGTGAAGAATCGCGATATCCTGGTAAGTTCCATTGCAGCCACCCTGGCAGGGGTGGTCATGTTCCTTGCGAATATGGCTCGATGGGGCGCTATTTTCGGAGGATTGAGAGGGAGCGACGAAGATGAGGGCGGCGGAATCATAGGGGTGCTCCTTACGGCCGTGCTGGCTCCCATTGCCGCCATGTTGATTCAAATGGCCATTTCAAGGTCCAGGGAATACCTTGCAGACGAAACGGGCGCCCGCCTGTCTCATAGCCCCCAATCCCTTGCCCGAGCCCTCGAAAAGCTTTCCATCGCTTCGGAGCGCATCCCCATGGTGGATGCCAAACCAGCAACGGCGCATCTTTTTATAGTGAATCCCTTGACAGGAAGAAGTCTTGCGAATCTTTTCAGCACGCACCCTCCCATCGAGGAACGAATCAGGCGTCTGCGTTCCATGTAA